Proteins encoded within one genomic window of Deltaproteobacteria bacterium:
- a CDS encoding MotA/TolQ/ExbB proton channel family protein codes for MESLAAFFKDGGLFMYIILFVLAVGIAITVERVIHLVFKYSINSEELWARIKKAVLENDVAKARAFCSSSTAPVARLFERALASHGKGEREIQNAVDEVSMELIPLVEKRVSYLAMVANVATLLGLLGTIQGLVQAFQAVGNADPSQKATLLASGISIALYTTALGLIVAIPMLVAYSILQTRSNKLNDEIDAYSVKIINLLIKQHSERRSGARDSGQEAQS; via the coding sequence ATGGAATCTTTAGCCGCATTTTTCAAGGACGGCGGCCTGTTCATGTACATCATTTTGTTCGTCCTGGCCGTCGGTATCGCGATAACGGTAGAGCGCGTCATACACCTTGTGTTCAAGTACTCGATAAACTCAGAAGAGCTCTGGGCGAGGATAAAAAAGGCCGTTTTGGAAAACGACGTTGCAAAGGCCAGGGCCTTCTGCTCATCTAGCACGGCCCCTGTGGCAAGGCTCTTCGAAAGGGCCCTTGCCTCGCACGGCAAGGGTGAAAGAGAGATACAAAACGCGGTAGACGAGGTCTCCATGGAGCTTATCCCGCTTGTCGAAAAACGTGTGTCGTATCTTGCGATGGTCGCAAACGTCGCGACCCTTCTCGGGCTTCTTGGCACGATACAGGGCCTCGTGCAGGCATTCCAGGCGGTCGGTAACGCCGACCCCTCGCAAAAGGCTACACTTCTGGCCTCGGGCATATCCATAGCCCTCTACACAACGGCCCTTGGATTAATCGTCGCAATACCGATGCTTGTTGCGTACTCGATACTGCAGACACGCTCCAACAAGCTTAACGACGAGATAGACGCGTATTCGGTAAAGATAATAAACCTGCTCATAAAACAGCACTCTGAGAGAAGAAGCGGAGCAAGGGACAGTGGCCAGGAAGCCCAGTCGTAG